One genomic segment of Panicum virgatum strain AP13 chromosome 2N, P.virgatum_v5, whole genome shotgun sequence includes these proteins:
- the LOC120659984 gene encoding uncharacterized protein LOC120659984 yields the protein MGAGLLLGDAAGLGAHPATRRRRTRLFLRGWAPAPPLRPRLGLGAAACVWRNGSGRRGHVARFAAAAPGGGDEAGELSEDEAQREWEAELNRRLKEAEEMEELERTAEQLQSQAAAEATEESEEEKRERVRRELQKVAQEQAERRATAKQMFELGQKAYGRGMYGRSIEFLEAALTIIRPSSLLGGEIQIWLAMAYEANRRHKDCIALYKELESSHPMINIRRQAAELRYILEAPKLKISNDEVVSIPQIGSSWDWYAGTWSDKIKEQEDKKRKMSAASSQVQGSPNIFGDFSFLRRPNKWKKSAWVIATLWILLIGTAIYLQT from the exons ATGGGCGCCGGGCTCCTCctcggcgacgccgccggcctggGGGCGCAccccgccacccgccgccggaggaCGCGCCTCTTCCTCCGCGGCtgggctccggcgccgcccctgcgcccGCGGCTCGGGCTCGGCGCTGCCGCTTGCGTTTGGCGGAATggcagcggccggcgcgggcacgTGGCCAggttcgcggccgccgccccgggCGGCGGGGACGAGGCAGGGGAGCTGTCGGAGGACGAGGCGCAGAGGGAGTGGGAGGCGGAGCTGAACCGGCGGCTGAAGGAGGCCGAGGAGATGGAGGAGCTGGAGCGCACCGCCGAGCAGCTGCAGAGCCAGGCCGCCGCTGAGGCCACCGAGGAGTCGGAGGAGGAGAAGCGCGAGCGCGTCCGCCGCGAGCTACAGAAG GTGGCACAAGAGCAGGCGGAAAGGAGGGCGACGGCCAAGCAAATGTTTGAATTGGGCCAAAAGGCATACGGGAGGGGAATGTATGGCCGCTCAATCGAATTCTTGGAGGCTGCACTTACAATCATacgcccctcctctctcctaGGTGGCGAG ATCCAAATTTGGCTTGCAATGGCATATGAGGCCAACAGGAGGCACAAGGATTGCATTGCATTGTACAAAGAATTGGAGAGTAGCCACCCCATGATCAATATCAGGCGGCAGGCAGCTGAACTCAGATACATTTTAGAGGCTCCCAAGTTGAAGATATCGAATGACGAGGTGGTCTCAATACCACAAATTGGGAGCAGCTGGGATTG GTATGCTGGAACATGGAGCGACAAAATCAAGGAACAGGAGGAcaagaaaagaaagatgagTGCTGCTAGCAGCCAAGTtcaaggttctccaaacatctttGGAGACTTCTCCTTCTTGCGACGGCCAAACAAATGGAAGAAGAGCGCATGGGTGATTGCTACTTTATGGATCCTTCTGATCGGAACAGCAATCTATCTGCAAACATGA
- the LOC120659985 gene encoding uncharacterized protein LOC120659985, with protein sequence MLMIRTRLWLALQMPLVILLHKHRGEVLVMRTRLWLPLHMPLVGLLQRHRKALQRRGLAHLLTKMLLKNFSFMGKLEMTVAAVTMLQMLLIRPVQARMMHEQ encoded by the exons ATGCTCATGATAAG GACAAGGCTTTGGCTTGCACTGCAGATGCCCCTGGTGATTCTCCTACACAAACACAGGGGGGAAGTGCTCGTGATGAG GACAAGACTTTGGCTTCCATTGCACATGCCGCTGGTGGGTCTTCTACAAAGACACAGAAAAGCACTACAAAGAAGAG GTCTCGCCCATCTGCTAACAAAAATGTTGCTAAAAAACTTTTCATTCATGGGCAAGCTGGAGATGACAGTGGCAGCGGTAACGATGCTGCAGATGCTCCTGATCAGACCAG TCCAAGCAAGGATGATGCATGAGCAGTGA